One window from the genome of Candidatus Micrarchaeia archaeon encodes:
- a CDS encoding HD domain-containing protein, translated as MPGIEIKDPVHGNVELTDFEERLADTPDFQRLRKIRQLATANLVYPGANHSRFEHSLGTLHLASRIAEKLPLDKDEAEKLRLYALLHDIGHIAFSHEAERVTTKHLGTHEEIGTKKMLSGEMGEILLERLSRKEITRLGKSAHSEAITSDIGADRMDYLKRDAYYTGVAYGMVDEQRIISKMFLEKGALGVEYGALEASESLLVARFMMFSTVYLHHTVRIASAMLERALSVAIEDGLDPKLLLGKGDGEALALLAQYRRAREYSKSIEERKLYKQAYSLSPPQFKESEIPKLEAELSSLAGCDILIDSPASFVKLSGFLVRTHAGKRQEISKISELVRSLKSAEESRKKALVLAPAQFREKAEKECARFYS; from the coding sequence TTTCGAGGAGCGCCTCGCTGACACTCCGGACTTCCAGCGCCTCAGGAAAATCAGGCAGCTCGCGACCGCGAACCTCGTTTACCCCGGAGCCAACCACTCCCGCTTCGAGCATTCCCTGGGCACCCTGCATTTAGCGTCCCGCATCGCGGAAAAGCTCCCGCTCGACAAGGACGAAGCGGAGAAGCTCAGGCTCTACGCGTTGCTCCACGATATAGGGCATATTGCATTTTCCCACGAGGCCGAGCGCGTGACCACAAAACACCTTGGAACTCATGAAGAGATAGGGACGAAGAAGATGCTTTCCGGGGAGATGGGAGAGATACTGCTTGAACGCCTCAGCAGGAAAGAAATCACACGCCTTGGAAAGTCCGCGCATTCCGAAGCGATAACTTCAGACATAGGAGCGGACAGGATGGATTACTTGAAAAGGGACGCATACTACACCGGCGTCGCTTACGGGATGGTGGACGAGCAGCGCATAATAAGCAAGATGTTTTTGGAGAAAGGCGCGCTAGGAGTTGAATACGGGGCTTTGGAGGCCAGCGAAAGCCTTCTCGTCGCGCGCTTCATGATGTTTTCCACCGTTTATTTGCACCACACGGTGCGCATAGCCTCAGCGATGCTGGAGCGCGCGCTTTCCGTCGCGATAGAGGATGGTTTAGACCCGAAGCTCCTTCTCGGAAAAGGAGATGGGGAAGCCCTGGCCCTGCTCGCGCAGTACAGGCGCGCGCGGGAATACTCCAAATCAATCGAGGAAAGAAAGCTCTATAAGCAGGCGTACTCGCTTTCCCCCCCGCAATTCAAGGAATCCGAAATCCCTAAGCTCGAAGCCGAGCTTTCCTCGCTTGCAGGCTGCGACATTCTGATAGATTCTCCGGCCAGCTTCGTGAAGCTTTCAGGCTTTTTAGTTCGAACGCACGCAGGCAAAAGGCAGGAAATTTCTAAAATATCCGAGCTCGTGCGCTCGCTCAAGTCAGCTGAGGAGTCCAGGAAAAAAGCCCTTGTGCTCGCGCCAGCGCAATTCAGGGAAAAAGCGGAAAAAGAGTGCGCGCGCTTCTACTCCTGA